In Arsenicicoccus dermatophilus, a genomic segment contains:
- a CDS encoding DivIVA domain-containing protein gives MSLPLILLAVLVVGALTGAVVWLTGTRPAAMAEQALADPVSGSPFEPLPAGPLDPAAVRELRFDQVLRGYRMDQVDEVLERLVGELRERDAEIARLRGDAPVLPDPGHVGEDGEGVLIGVDEGVEARPVAPAHPLEAHLPPGEAPAPAPRTPLDPATHPDVTTGPLDVSEFYRPTDSSSLWSRRDRGEGGATRREHDERPTHPADPDHPGPVDPLP, from the coding sequence GTGTCGCTGCCCTTGATCCTCCTCGCCGTGCTCGTCGTCGGAGCCCTCACCGGGGCCGTCGTCTGGCTGACCGGCACCCGCCCTGCTGCCATGGCCGAGCAGGCGCTCGCCGACCCCGTCTCGGGCTCGCCCTTCGAGCCGCTGCCGGCCGGACCGCTCGATCCGGCGGCCGTCCGCGAGCTGCGCTTCGACCAGGTGCTGCGCGGCTACCGCATGGACCAGGTCGACGAGGTGCTCGAGCGCCTCGTCGGCGAGCTGCGGGAGCGTGACGCCGAGATCGCCCGCCTGCGCGGGGACGCCCCCGTCCTCCCCGACCCGGGCCACGTCGGGGAGGACGGCGAGGGCGTCCTGATCGGCGTGGACGAGGGCGTCGAGGCGCGCCCGGTCGCGCCGGCCCACCCGCTCGAGGCCCACCTGCCCCCGGGCGAGGCACCCGCGCCCGCTCCTCGCACGCCGCTCGACCCCGCCACCCACCCGGACGTGACGACCGGCCCCCTGGACGTGTCGGAGTTCTACCGCCCGACGGACAGCTCGAGCCTGTGGAGCCGCCGCGACCGGGGCGAGGGTGGCGCCACGCGGCGCGAGCACGACGAGCGTCCGACCCACCCCGCCGACCCGGACCATCCCGGACCGGTCGACCCGCTCCCGTGA
- the typA gene encoding translational GTPase TypA has protein sequence MAQKTRGDIRNVAIVAHVDHGKTTLVDKMLWQGGAFGEHDHVDERAMDSGDLEREKGITILAKNTAIHYNGPSAADFPGGVTINIIDTPGHADFGGEVERGLSMVDGVVLLVDASEGPLPQTRFVLRKALAAKMPVVLCINKVDRPDSRIAEVVDEVYELFMDLDADEHQIEFPIVYASAKNGVASVERPADGGLPDSPDLEPLFRTIMETVPAPVYDDEAPMQAHVTNLDSSNFLGRLALLRVFNGEIRKGQQAAWFRHDGTKSQVKITELLVTEGLERKPAESAGPGDIIAIAGIADIMIGDTIADPESGTALPVITVDEPAISMTIGTNTSPMVGRVRGSKVTARLVKDRLDRELVGNVSLRVLPTERPDAWEVQGRGELALAILVEQMRREGFELTVGKPQVVTREVDGKLHEPVERLTIDVPEEFLGAVTQIMAARKGRMEQMTNHGTGWVRMEFLVPSRGLIGFRTEFLTETRGAGIAHHVFEDYEPWFGPISTRQSGSLVADRTGPVTSYAMVNLQERGTLFVEPTTEVYEGMIVGENSRADDMDVNITKEKKLTNVRASSADNFEKVVPPRKLSLEQSLEFCREDECVEVTPEAVRIRKVVLDATERARTASRARSAAKREAGE, from the coding sequence ATGGCTCAGAAGACCCGCGGCGACATCCGTAATGTCGCGATCGTTGCCCACGTCGACCACGGCAAGACCACCCTCGTCGACAAGATGCTCTGGCAGGGTGGTGCTTTCGGCGAGCACGACCACGTGGACGAGCGTGCGATGGACTCCGGTGACCTCGAGCGCGAGAAGGGCATCACCATCCTCGCCAAGAACACCGCGATCCACTACAACGGCCCCTCCGCGGCGGACTTCCCCGGCGGCGTCACCATCAACATCATCGACACCCCCGGCCACGCCGACTTCGGCGGCGAGGTCGAGCGCGGCCTGTCCATGGTCGACGGCGTCGTGCTCCTGGTGGACGCGTCCGAGGGGCCGCTGCCCCAGACCCGCTTCGTGCTGCGCAAGGCGCTCGCCGCCAAGATGCCGGTCGTCCTGTGCATCAACAAGGTCGACCGCCCCGACTCGCGCATCGCCGAGGTCGTCGACGAGGTCTACGAGCTGTTCATGGACCTGGACGCCGACGAGCACCAGATCGAGTTCCCCATCGTCTACGCGTCGGCCAAGAACGGCGTCGCCTCCGTCGAGCGCCCCGCCGACGGCGGCCTGCCCGACTCCCCGGACCTGGAGCCGCTGTTCCGCACCATCATGGAGACCGTCCCGGCCCCGGTGTACGACGACGAGGCCCCCATGCAGGCCCACGTCACCAACCTCGACTCGTCCAACTTCCTCGGCCGCCTGGCGCTGCTGCGCGTCTTCAACGGCGAGATCCGCAAGGGCCAGCAGGCCGCGTGGTTCCGCCACGACGGCACCAAGTCGCAGGTCAAGATCACCGAGCTGCTCGTCACCGAGGGACTGGAGCGCAAGCCTGCCGAGTCCGCCGGCCCTGGCGACATCATCGCGATCGCGGGCATCGCCGACATCATGATCGGCGACACGATCGCCGACCCCGAGTCCGGCACCGCGCTGCCCGTCATCACCGTCGACGAGCCCGCCATCTCCATGACCATCGGCACCAACACCTCCCCGATGGTCGGCAGGGTGCGCGGCTCCAAGGTCACCGCCCGCCTGGTCAAGGACCGCCTGGACCGCGAGCTCGTCGGCAACGTCTCGCTGCGTGTGCTGCCCACCGAGCGCCCCGACGCCTGGGAGGTCCAGGGGCGTGGTGAGCTGGCGCTCGCGATCCTCGTCGAGCAGATGCGCCGCGAGGGCTTCGAGCTCACGGTCGGCAAGCCGCAGGTGGTCACCCGCGAGGTCGACGGCAAGCTCCACGAGCCCGTCGAGCGCCTCACCATCGACGTGCCCGAGGAGTTCCTCGGCGCCGTCACCCAGATCATGGCCGCCCGCAAGGGCCGCATGGAGCAGATGACCAACCACGGCACCGGCTGGGTGCGCATGGAGTTCCTCGTGCCCTCGCGCGGGCTCATCGGCTTCCGCACCGAGTTCCTCACCGAGACCCGCGGCGCCGGCATCGCCCACCACGTGTTCGAGGACTACGAGCCGTGGTTCGGCCCGATCTCGACGCGACAGTCCGGCTCGCTGGTCGCCGATCGCACCGGCCCGGTCACGTCCTACGCCATGGTCAACCTGCAGGAGCGCGGCACGCTGTTCGTCGAGCCGACGACCGAGGTCTACGAGGGCATGATCGTCGGCGAGAACTCCCGCGCCGACGACATGGACGTCAACATCACCAAGGAGAAGAAGCTCACCAACGTGCGCGCCTCCTCCGCGGACAACTTCGAGAAGGTCGTTCCCCCGCGCAAGCTCTCCCTCGAGCAGTCGCTGGAGTTCTGCCGCGAGGACGAGTGCGTCGAGGTCACCCCGGAGGCCGTGCGCATCCGCAAGGTCGTGCTCGACGCGACCGAGCGCGCCCGCACCGCGTCCCGTGCCCGCAGCGCCGCCAAGCGCGAGGCCGGCGAGTGA
- a CDS encoding TIGR00730 family Rossman fold protein, whose amino-acid sequence MKDARGDYHKGPVTLRGKRVPGSTTDQRLLDNAGSSDWVHADPWRVMRIQAEFVEGFGALAELGDAVSVFGSARVPREHPTYALGVELGAALVEAGYAVITGGGPGLMEAANRGALEAGGVSVGLGIELPFEHGLNEFVDLGVNFRYFFARKTMFVKYAQGFVVLPGGFGTLDELFEAVTLVQTRKVTSFPIVLLGRDYWSGLLDWVRATMVPAGTVSESDLALLQLAGSVEEAVDLVVSAGREVSPRPAE is encoded by the coding sequence ATGAAGGACGCTCGAGGCGACTACCACAAGGGACCGGTCACCCTCCGCGGCAAGCGGGTGCCCGGATCGACCACCGACCAGCGGCTGCTCGACAACGCCGGCAGCTCGGACTGGGTGCACGCCGACCCCTGGCGGGTGATGCGGATCCAGGCGGAGTTCGTCGAGGGCTTCGGGGCGCTCGCCGAGCTGGGTGACGCCGTCAGCGTCTTCGGCTCCGCCCGGGTGCCGCGCGAGCACCCGACATACGCCCTGGGGGTCGAGCTGGGGGCCGCGCTCGTCGAGGCCGGGTATGCCGTGATCACCGGCGGGGGACCCGGCCTGATGGAGGCGGCCAACCGCGGCGCGCTGGAGGCGGGCGGGGTCTCGGTGGGGCTGGGCATCGAGCTGCCCTTCGAGCACGGCCTCAACGAGTTCGTCGACCTGGGCGTCAACTTCCGCTACTTCTTCGCCCGCAAGACCATGTTCGTCAAGTACGCCCAGGGCTTCGTGGTCCTGCCGGGCGGCTTCGGCACCCTGGACGAGCTCTTCGAGGCCGTGACACTGGTACAGACCCGCAAGGTCACGTCCTTCCCCATCGTGCTGCTCGGCCGTGACTACTGGTCCGGGCTGCTGGACTGGGTGCGCGCGACGATGGTCCCCGCCGGGACCGTCAGCGAGAGCGACCTGGCCCTGCTGCAGCTCGCCGGCTCGGTCGAGGAGGCCGTGGACCTCGTGGTGTCCGCCGGTCGCGAGGTGAGTCCCCGCCCCGCGGAGTGA
- the fdxA gene encoding ferredoxin has translation MTYVIAQPCVDVKDKACIEECPVDCIYEGERSLYIHPDECVDCGACEPVCPVEAIYYEDDVPEQWADYYKANVEFFDELGSPGGAAKLGMIKRDHPVITALPPQGEGH, from the coding sequence ATGACCTACGTGATCGCCCAGCCCTGCGTCGACGTCAAGGACAAGGCCTGCATCGAGGAGTGCCCGGTCGACTGCATCTACGAGGGTGAGCGCTCGCTCTACATCCACCCCGACGAGTGCGTCGACTGCGGCGCCTGCGAGCCGGTGTGCCCCGTCGAGGCGATCTACTACGAGGACGACGTCCCGGAGCAGTGGGCGGACTACTACAAGGCCAACGTCGAGTTCTTCGACGAGCTGGGCTCCCCGGGCGGCGCCGCCAAGCTCGGCATGATCAAGCGCGACCACCCGGTCATCACCGCCCTCCCGCCGCAGGGCGAGGGTCACTGA
- the mshB gene encoding N-acetyl-1-D-myo-inositol-2-amino-2-deoxy-alpha-D-glucopyranoside deacetylase yields MTLTTPLAALHPRRVVLVHAHPDDESLWTGVTIAHLVAAGVDVHVVTCTLGEEGEVIPPALRHLEGRGPALASHRRTELARAAAALGVTSHVLGDRGGAGGGRWRDSGMAGTPAADHPDALAGGGVAVVDALADLLGEIDPDTVITYEQHGGYGHPDHVAAHRATHAAVARLRVAGREVRLLEVVVPRSWAVEDREWLAEHVHRTEVRVPGADEAFPPSVVPDERVTHVVADEGALPVQVAALREHPTQVTVYDGYYALSNGVAARLPGREAFVLVSVPTPRVAEPSSRAVAALSAAPAPSVREVSHG; encoded by the coding sequence ATGACGCTCACGACTCCGCTGGCAGCCCTCCACCCGCGCCGGGTGGTGCTGGTGCACGCCCACCCCGACGACGAGTCCCTGTGGACGGGGGTGACCATCGCCCACCTGGTCGCCGCCGGCGTCGACGTCCACGTCGTCACCTGCACGCTGGGGGAGGAGGGCGAGGTCATCCCGCCGGCCCTGCGCCACCTGGAGGGTCGGGGTCCGGCCCTGGCGAGCCACCGGCGCACCGAGCTGGCCCGTGCTGCCGCCGCGCTGGGCGTCACGTCGCACGTCCTGGGCGACCGGGGCGGTGCGGGTGGTGGTCGTTGGCGCGACAGCGGTATGGCGGGCACCCCGGCCGCGGACCATCCCGACGCGCTCGCGGGCGGCGGGGTCGCCGTGGTGGACGCCCTGGCCGACCTGCTGGGCGAGATCGACCCCGACACCGTGATCACCTACGAGCAGCACGGTGGCTACGGTCACCCGGACCACGTCGCCGCCCACCGCGCGACGCACGCGGCGGTCGCCCGGCTGCGCGTGGCGGGCCGCGAGGTGCGGCTGCTCGAGGTGGTCGTGCCGCGGTCGTGGGCGGTCGAGGACCGCGAGTGGCTGGCCGAGCACGTCCACCGCACCGAGGTGCGCGTCCCGGGGGCCGACGAGGCCTTCCCGCCGTCGGTGGTCCCGGACGAGCGGGTGACCCACGTGGTCGCCGACGAGGGCGCGCTGCCGGTGCAGGTCGCCGCGCTGCGCGAGCACCCCACCCAGGTGACGGTGTACGACGGCTACTACGCCCTGTCCAACGGCGTGGCCGCGCGCCTGCCCGGGCGCGAGGCCTTCGTCCTCGTGAGCGTCCCGACGCCCCGCGTCGCCGAGCCGTCGTCCCGCGCAGTCGCAGCCTTGTCCGCTGCCCCGGCGCCGTCCGTCCGCGAGGTGAGCCATGGCTGA
- a CDS encoding flavin reductase family protein — protein MAEADSVALEPETFRRAMGRFATGVAVLTTHADGVDHAMTANSLTSVSLEPLLMLCSVQVDARFHDAVVRAGVWGASVLPASSRPHAAWFATRGRPVHGQLDRVPHHRCAETGVALLDDVLVALQCRTTQVVPAGDHSVIIGEVVGLEVPDHTGEALTYYRGAFGHLA, from the coding sequence ATGGCTGAGGCCGACTCCGTCGCGCTCGAGCCCGAGACCTTTCGCCGGGCCATGGGCCGGTTCGCGACCGGGGTGGCGGTGCTGACCACCCACGCGGACGGCGTCGACCACGCCATGACGGCCAACTCGCTCACCTCGGTGTCCCTCGAGCCCCTGCTCATGCTGTGCAGCGTCCAGGTCGACGCGCGGTTCCACGACGCCGTGGTCCGGGCCGGGGTGTGGGGCGCGAGCGTGCTGCCGGCGAGCTCGCGTCCGCACGCCGCGTGGTTCGCGACGCGCGGCCGCCCGGTGCACGGGCAGCTGGACCGGGTGCCGCACCACCGGTGCGCCGAGACCGGGGTGGCGCTGCTCGACGACGTGCTCGTCGCCCTCCAGTGCCGCACCACGCAGGTGGTCCCCGCGGGGGACCACTCGGTGATCATCGGGGAGGTCGTCGGGCTCGAGGTCCCGGACCACACGGGCGAGGCGCTGACCTACTACCGCGGCGCGTTCGGCCACCTGGCCTGA
- the dapC gene encoding succinyldiaminopimelate transaminase, giving the protein MAGRDRLTLPDFPWDSLVEARRRASAHPGGIVDLSVGTPVDPTPEAVRRALEAASDAHGYPQTWGTAPLREAVAGWFERRRGVPGLDPAGVLPTVGSKELVAWLPTLLGLGAGDRVGIPAIAYPTYDVGARLARTEPVVVDVTAELPDPDGMRLLWLNSPGNPTGAVLDVATLRRVVAWARAHDVVLASDECYAELAWGDDDLVDGLPRPGAVPSLLDPRVCDGDHRGLLVTYSLSKQSNLAGYRAAFVAGDPALVAELLEVRKHAGMIVPRPVQEAMQVALDDDAHVAEQRARYATRRASLLPALGSWGLQVEDTGAGLYLWSTRGEDSRATVDALAQVGILVAPGWFYGAAGEQHVRIALTATDERTAAAVERLTR; this is encoded by the coding sequence GTGGCGGGTCGCGACCGCCTGACCCTTCCTGACTTCCCCTGGGACTCCCTCGTCGAGGCCCGGCGCCGGGCCTCGGCGCACCCCGGGGGCATCGTCGACCTGTCCGTCGGCACTCCGGTCGACCCCACGCCCGAGGCGGTCCGCCGCGCCCTGGAGGCCGCGTCGGACGCCCACGGCTACCCGCAGACCTGGGGCACCGCCCCGCTGCGGGAGGCCGTGGCGGGCTGGTTCGAGCGGCGCCGCGGCGTGCCCGGGCTCGACCCGGCCGGGGTGCTGCCCACGGTGGGCAGCAAGGAGCTGGTGGCCTGGCTGCCGACGCTGCTCGGCCTCGGGGCCGGGGACCGCGTCGGGATCCCCGCGATCGCCTATCCGACGTACGACGTCGGCGCGCGCCTGGCGCGCACCGAGCCGGTCGTCGTCGACGTGACCGCCGAGCTGCCGGACCCGGACGGGATGCGGCTGCTGTGGCTCAACTCGCCGGGCAACCCCACCGGCGCGGTCCTCGACGTCGCCACGCTGCGACGCGTGGTCGCGTGGGCCCGCGCGCACGACGTGGTCCTGGCCTCCGACGAGTGCTACGCCGAGCTGGCTTGGGGCGACGACGATCTCGTCGACGGCCTGCCCCGGCCCGGCGCCGTGCCCAGCCTGCTGGACCCGCGGGTCTGCGACGGCGACCACCGCGGTCTGCTCGTCACCTACTCCCTGTCCAAGCAGTCCAACCTCGCGGGCTACCGTGCGGCCTTCGTCGCGGGCGACCCGGCGCTGGTGGCCGAGCTGCTGGAGGTGCGCAAGCACGCGGGGATGATCGTGCCCCGGCCGGTGCAGGAGGCGATGCAGGTCGCCCTCGACGACGACGCCCACGTGGCCGAGCAGCGGGCGCGCTACGCGACGCGGCGCGCGAGCCTCCTTCCGGCCCTGGGGTCCTGGGGCCTGCAGGTCGAGGACACCGGCGCCGGGCTCTACCTCTGGTCCACCCGCGGCGAGGACTCCCGCGCGACGGTCGACGCCCTCGCGCAGGTCGGCATCCTGGTCGCCCCGGGGTGGTTCTACGGCGCGGCCGGGGAGCAGCACGTCCGGATCGCGCTCACGGCCACGGACGAGCGCACCGCCGCGGCGGTCGAGCGACTCACCCGCTGA
- a CDS encoding citrate synthase, protein MTTDAGKAVLTDGGKSIELPITPATEGNSGYGIGKLMAATGNTTLDPGFTNTASCSSAITYIDGDQGILRYRGYPIEQLAEKSSFLEVAFLVIYGELPTGEQLEEFEQKVTRHSLLDERMRDLFRCFPRRSHPMPVLSAGVMALSTFNVETIDPLDPEQVEGATLRLLAKVPTLAAYAYKNSVGQPFLYPQNSMGYVENFLRLSFGFPTEEYDLDPAIVKALDVLLVLHADHEQNCSTSTVRLVGSAQANIYASVAAGINALSGPLHGGANQQVLEMLAKIRDQDGGDVSRFVDDVKSKKDGVKLMGFGHRVYKNYDPRAAIIKKHADEILKSSGRQNELLDIALQLEEVALTDDYFKERKLYPNVDFYTGLIYEAMGFPVNYFTVLFALGRLPGWIAQWREMMTDPATKIGRPRQVYVGEPERTYPGYVAPQA, encoded by the coding sequence ATGACCACTGATGCCGGCAAGGCCGTCCTCACCGACGGCGGCAAGAGCATCGAGCTCCCGATCACCCCGGCCACCGAGGGCAACAGCGGCTACGGGATCGGCAAGCTGATGGCCGCCACGGGCAACACCACCCTCGACCCGGGCTTCACCAACACCGCCAGCTGCTCGTCCGCGATCACCTACATCGACGGCGACCAGGGCATCCTGCGCTACCGCGGCTACCCGATCGAGCAGCTGGCGGAGAAGTCCAGCTTCCTCGAGGTCGCCTTCCTCGTGATCTACGGCGAGCTGCCGACGGGGGAGCAGCTCGAGGAGTTCGAGCAGAAGGTCACCCGCCACTCCCTGCTCGACGAGCGGATGCGCGACCTGTTCCGCTGCTTCCCGCGCCGGTCGCACCCCATGCCGGTGCTGTCCGCGGGCGTGATGGCGCTGTCGACCTTCAACGTGGAGACGATCGACCCGCTGGACCCCGAGCAGGTCGAGGGCGCCACGCTGCGGCTGCTCGCCAAGGTGCCGACCCTGGCGGCCTATGCCTACAAGAACTCCGTGGGCCAGCCTTTCCTCTACCCGCAGAACTCGATGGGCTACGTCGAGAACTTCCTGCGGCTGTCGTTCGGCTTCCCGACCGAGGAGTACGACCTGGACCCGGCGATCGTCAAGGCGCTCGACGTGCTCCTGGTGCTGCACGCCGACCACGAGCAGAACTGCTCGACGTCGACGGTGCGGCTGGTGGGCTCCGCGCAGGCCAACATCTATGCCTCGGTCGCCGCCGGCATCAACGCCCTGTCCGGTCCGCTGCACGGCGGCGCCAACCAGCAGGTGCTGGAGATGCTGGCGAAGATCCGCGACCAGGACGGCGGCGACGTCAGCCGTTTCGTCGACGACGTGAAGTCCAAGAAGGACGGCGTCAAGCTCATGGGCTTCGGCCACCGGGTCTACAAGAACTACGACCCCCGCGCCGCGATCATCAAGAAGCACGCCGACGAGATCCTCAAGTCCTCCGGCCGCCAGAACGAGCTCCTCGACATCGCGCTGCAGCTCGAGGAGGTCGCCCTCACGGACGACTACTTCAAGGAGCGCAAGCTCTACCCCAACGTCGACTTCTACACGGGTCTGATCTACGAGGCCATGGGCTTCCCGGTCAACTACTTCACGGTGCTCTTCGCGCTCGGCCGGCTGCCCGGCTGGATCGCGCAGTGGCGCGAGATGATGACCGACCCGGCGACCAAGATCGGTCGACCGCGCCAGGTGTATGTCGGGGAGCCGGAGCGCACCTACCCCGGCTACGTCGCCCCCCAGGCCTGA
- the ppk2 gene encoding polyphosphate kinase 2 has translation MHQNFREYLANLHAEGYTVRDDEGSDPDLIDPLGNPVETWREDYPYEERLAREQYEVEKYLLQIELLKFQKWTRENDLKHILVFEGRDAAGKGGTIKRFTEHLNPRYARVVALVKPTETELGQWYFQRYVHHFPTNGEVVMFDRSWYNRAGVERVMGFCSDEQYRQFIEQAPVFEKMLVDSGITLTKLWFSVSRTEQRTRFAIRQIDPVRQWKLSPMDLESLDKWDRYGDAKEAMFTATDTDWAPWTTVKSNDKKRGRINAMRYFLNKFDYDGKDPDVVFAPDPKIVRRGRDTVDD, from the coding sequence ATGCACCAGAACTTCCGCGAGTACCTCGCGAACCTCCACGCCGAGGGCTACACCGTCCGCGACGACGAGGGCTCCGACCCCGACCTCATCGACCCCCTGGGCAATCCGGTCGAGACCTGGCGCGAGGACTATCCCTACGAGGAGCGGCTCGCGAGGGAGCAGTACGAGGTGGAGAAGTACCTGCTGCAGATCGAGCTGCTGAAGTTCCAGAAGTGGACCCGCGAGAACGACCTCAAGCACATCCTCGTCTTCGAGGGGCGCGACGCCGCAGGCAAGGGCGGGACCATCAAGCGGTTCACCGAGCACCTCAACCCGCGCTACGCGCGCGTCGTCGCCCTGGTCAAGCCCACCGAGACCGAGCTCGGCCAGTGGTACTTCCAGCGGTACGTCCACCACTTCCCCACCAACGGCGAGGTGGTGATGTTCGACCGCTCCTGGTACAACCGCGCCGGGGTCGAGCGGGTCATGGGCTTCTGCAGCGACGAGCAGTATCGCCAGTTCATCGAGCAGGCACCTGTGTTCGAGAAGATGCTGGTCGACTCCGGGATCACCCTGACCAAGCTGTGGTTCTCGGTGTCGCGCACCGAGCAGCGCACCCGCTTCGCGATCCGGCAGATCGACCCGGTCCGGCAGTGGAAGCTCTCCCCCATGGACCTGGAGTCCCTGGACAAGTGGGACCGGTACGGCGACGCCAAGGAGGCGATGTTCACCGCCACCGACACCGACTGGGCGCCGTGGACGACCGTCAAGTCCAACGACAAGAAGCGCGGCCGCATCAACGCGATGCGCTACTTCCTGAACAAGTTCGACTACGACGGCAAGGACCCCGACGTGGTGTTCGCGCCGGACCCGAAGATCGTCCGCCGCGGCCGCGACACCGTCGACGACTGA
- the dapE gene encoding succinyl-diaminopimelate desuccinylase, whose product MTDRPSLDLSLDPVDLTVAVCDIASVSHEEEVLADAVEDALRGLSHLTVERDGNTILARTDLGRPERVVLAGHLDTVPLAAQGPAATLPITRTARELLGRGVADMKGGVAVMLALAARVTAPSRDVTYVFYDCEEVAAVHNGLARLVRTRPEVLQADFAVLLEPTDGTVEGGCKGTLRVEVTARGKAAHSGRPWLGHNAIHEAGSIIDRLRAYDAAVVTVDGLEFREGLSAVGIRGGRAGNVVPDECVVTVNYRFAPHIDAVEAERRVRALFEDYQVVVTDAADGARPGLDRPAAQDFVTALGLPVQAKQGWTDVARFSAVGVPAVNFGPGDPLTAHQDHERCEIAQITQAYDALARYLA is encoded by the coding sequence ATGACGGACCGCCCCAGCCTCGACCTGTCCCTGGACCCCGTGGACCTCACCGTGGCCGTGTGCGACATCGCCTCGGTCAGCCACGAGGAGGAGGTGCTCGCCGACGCCGTGGAGGACGCGCTGCGCGGGCTGTCGCACCTGACCGTGGAGCGCGACGGCAACACGATCCTCGCGCGCACCGACCTCGGCCGCCCGGAGCGGGTGGTGCTGGCCGGGCACCTGGACACCGTCCCCCTCGCCGCGCAGGGACCGGCCGCCACCCTGCCGATCACCCGCACCGCCCGCGAGCTGCTGGGCCGCGGCGTCGCCGACATGAAGGGCGGCGTGGCCGTCATGCTGGCGCTCGCCGCCCGGGTCACGGCGCCGAGCCGGGACGTGACCTACGTGTTCTACGACTGCGAGGAGGTCGCGGCGGTCCACAACGGGCTCGCCCGCCTCGTCCGGACCCGCCCCGAGGTGCTGCAGGCGGACTTCGCGGTGCTGCTGGAGCCCACCGACGGCACCGTCGAGGGCGGCTGCAAGGGCACCCTGCGCGTCGAGGTCACCGCGCGGGGCAAGGCGGCCCACTCGGGTCGACCCTGGCTGGGGCACAACGCGATCCACGAGGCGGGCAGCATCATCGACCGACTCCGGGCGTATGACGCCGCCGTGGTGACCGTCGACGGGCTGGAGTTCCGCGAGGGCCTGTCCGCGGTGGGCATCCGCGGCGGCCGGGCCGGCAACGTCGTGCCCGACGAGTGCGTGGTCACCGTCAACTACCGCTTCGCGCCGCACATCGACGCGGTCGAGGCGGAGCGGCGGGTGCGGGCCTTGTTCGAGGACTACCAGGTCGTGGTGACCGACGCCGCCGACGGGGCCCGCCCCGGGCTCGACCGGCCGGCGGCGCAGGACTTCGTCACGGCCCTCGGCCTGCCCGTGCAGGCCAAGCAGGGCTGGACCGACGTGGCGCGGTTCTCGGCCGTGGGGGTGCCGGCCGTCAACTTCGGGCCCGGCGACCCGCTCACCGCCCACCAGGACCACGAGCGGTGCGAGATCGCCCAGATCACGCAGGCCTACGACGCGCTGGCGCGCTACCTCGCCTGA
- the dapD gene encoding 2,3,4,5-tetrahydropyridine-2,6-dicarboxylate N-succinyltransferase, with protein sequence MTSRTAWGHGLTTITDSGTVLDTWYPAPALGEPDGSEVPAALTDQARPYPRRRVRTETVTTVIDLDAPPVDAADGYLRLHLLSHRLVQPNTINLEGLFGVLANVVWTNVGPCSPEDFEQVRLALRAELPVQVYGVDKFPRMTDYVVPTGVRIGDADRVRLGAHLASGTTVMHEGFVNFNAGTLGSSMVEGRISQGVVVGDGSDIGGGASTMGTLSGGGTERVSIGERCLLGAEAGCGIALGDDCVIEAGLYVTAGTKVTLADGRVVKARELSGQSGLLFIRDSVTGTVLAKARDGHGITLNSELHAND encoded by the coding sequence ATGACTTCTCGCACGGCCTGGGGCCACGGCCTCACCACGATCACCGACTCCGGCACGGTCCTCGACACCTGGTATCCCGCTCCCGCCCTCGGCGAGCCCGACGGCTCCGAGGTGCCCGCCGCGCTGACCGACCAGGCCAGGCCCTACCCGCGCCGCCGGGTGCGCACCGAGACCGTCACCACCGTGATCGACCTGGACGCACCGCCTGTCGACGCGGCCGACGGCTACCTGCGGCTGCACCTGCTGTCCCACCGGCTGGTCCAGCCCAACACGATCAACCTCGAGGGCCTGTTCGGCGTCCTCGCCAACGTCGTGTGGACCAACGTCGGCCCGTGCTCGCCCGAGGACTTCGAGCAGGTGCGCCTCGCCCTGCGCGCCGAGCTGCCGGTGCAGGTCTACGGCGTGGACAAGTTCCCGCGGATGACGGACTACGTCGTGCCCACCGGCGTGCGGATCGGCGACGCCGACCGGGTGCGGCTCGGCGCCCACCTGGCGAGCGGCACCACCGTGATGCACGAGGGCTTCGTCAACTTCAACGCCGGCACCCTCGGCTCGTCGATGGTGGAGGGGCGCATCTCCCAGGGCGTCGTCGTCGGCGACGGCTCGGACATCGGCGGCGGCGCCTCGACCATGGGCACCCTGTCGGGCGGCGGCACCGAGCGGGTGTCGATCGGCGAGCGCTGCCTGCTGGGCGCCGAGGCCGGCTGCGGGATCGCCCTCGGGGACGACTGCGTCATCGAGGCCGGCCTCTACGTCACCGCCGGCACGAAGGTGACGCTGGCCGACGGCCGGGTCGTCAAGGCCCGCGAGCTGTCCGGGCAGTCGGGCCTGCTGTTCATCCGCGACTCGGTCACCGGCACCGTCCTGGCCAAGGCCCGCGACGGTCACGGCATCACCCTCAACTCCGAGCTGCATGCCAACGACTGA